ggccaagaatacagcatgatataaatcagttgcagatatggacagaaaaggcaCATGGAGTTTTATCCAgaaaaatgtgaggtgctacatttagggcaaatgcaaggagacagtatatTGTTAAGGGCAAGAACCTTAGAGCTGCTGAGCAAGAAgctcttggggtccaagttcatagctccatgaaagtggctatacaggtcaatagggtagttaagaaagcttatggaatgcttgctttccttaatcgaggcattgagttcaaaagtcaagaggttatattgcaactttataaaactctttgTTTCAAGCACagacccttcggcagaactggagaaaaaaagatgagtagatttaaaatgtggggtgggggagagagaaacacaaggtaatagATGAtactgggagggggaagggatgaagtaaagaactgggaagttgattagtgaaagagataccgggctggagaagggggagtctgataggagagaatagaaggccatggaagaaagaaaagtgggggggACGGAGCACCAATGGACAGATAGgctaggagataaggtgaaagagggagaagggggtggggaatggtgagggggggggcagcattattactagaagtttgagaaattgatgttaatgCTATCAGATtgtaggctacccagatggaatacaaggtattgttccttcaacctgagtgtggcctcatcgctcAATGTCAATGGGGattcctgttttatattattcacCTGTTTGCTATTCTTGTAAACTGTTTTATGATCTTAGGAAGGAAGTTTTTATATAAAACAATCCTTCTGAAATTGGAATAATGCATTAACAAACTTACAGATTGGTTAATAGATAGTAAAGAGACTAgaaataaataagtcttttcCAGGTTGCCCGGTTATAAAAAAATATCACATGCAACACAGGGTTCAACTATTTACAATTTGGAACAATGACAAGGACTAATGTTTTAAAGTCTGCTGATGGTATCAAGATGGATGGGAAAATGTCAGTGAGAATGCAGAAATGTTGCACATATTCAGTGAATGGTAAGAATGTGTCCAATGAAGTACAGAGAAGTCATAATGCAGGGAAATAGAAAATTACTATTTTAGTGGGATAATAGAAAAAAGCTATATTGCTTATTTTCACCTCTTCAAGCAAATAGCAAGAACATGTGCCTCCACATTATTCATAAATGTTCTGTGATATTATGATCTGATGAAAAGAAAATTGCAGTAAAACATACTGTTTACCCATCTTCAGATGTTATCCGTTACTAGCAGGCTGAAGATGATCAGCACCATGCTGTTATCCAAGTAAGATAATCTAAGCAGTTAGAGCCCTGGCACTGCAATTTGTGGCTGAaaggagagacagggagaggttttcaTTGCTTTAAGTCAGAGGAATATCACACTTCAGGGGGATAAGGACCTGAACAGAATGCAGAGATTAGGAGAACCAGGGCTATGGAGGATCCAATGCACAAGCACAAAGAATGTGTTTATAGAATAATCAGACTAACAGCTAGTGTAATGATAGATAGCATTTAACAGAAAATAGAATAGTTGAGGACATTTGAGAAACTCTAATAGGAAATGTGCAAAAATCAGTGAAGTTAAGAGCAAACAGACAATAGCACTGAGAACTTGGTAGTAAGGGCAGAAGACAATATTGGATAGGAAATGAAACAAATTACTAAGGAAAATAGATTTACTAAATTTGTAGAAATGCAATTTTGGAAATCGCAACTGGTACAACAAGTAGGACACAAGTAAATTTCAATTTATGACTTTGAATGTGAAAATCAGTTCAAGTTTATAACGACTAAAAGACATACTTAGTATACAAACTTTACATGGCAAATGCTTACTTGGTGATACGGATCAGCTGTATACTGCCTGCACAGCCCAAAAAGAAGTTTACAGCAAACAAACTCCAGTTCTTGGGAATAATCACCAGAGAGTATCTGGACCAAATCAACCCTGTAAATAACATTATTACTTTTTAGTTTGCATCAAAATCAATCATGAAGGATAGAATCAGAAAGCACCGTTGTTCCTTGTTTTAATTAAAGGTCATATTTCTATGTAATCTGTAAAATAATTTCCATTATGTTCTAATTCATTAATATTACTGCTAAAACCCAGTTATAATCCCTTGAACATCTTTGTGAACATTTTCTATTACCAAGCTCCCAGCCATTCTCTGCATCACATCAAAATCTTAAGCACTGATCTCCAATTAGGTGCCCTCCAAAACCAGTAAGAGAGGTTTTAGACCTCTCTTGTCATTAAAGACAACACTTGCACTTAAACAACTTGCACGTTTGAGTATACTGGAGTATTTCTCTGTAATAATGGAAATGTTTTAGTTACTAGTGAAgaaactgcacagggaagagcaGATTGATAATCTGTCCTCATCTTATGGTTTGCAAAGATACAAATCTCCAATGTGATCCTTTGCAGTCTCCTCCAGATGTTTAATCTTGCTGAGCGTCTAAAGTTCAGCCTGATTATTCTTGCAATACAGCAGCCAATCATGTTCCCTGAACCTTTGGAATAGACAATCTCATTGGACCATACATGATTCAGAGGACATTTGACATGCTAAGTACAGAGGCACTATTTGTCCTGCTTGTAGAATTCTGAACAAAACAAAAAGTTTCAGAATAAAGCATTTGTCCTTCTCACAAGAAAGCTTTGAAATTCTTTACCTGCGCTGTGTACAAGagtctgaaaaaaaatcaattggCTTTTAGATTTTGAAGATTTGGGGATTGAACAAGTAAGTGGAGTTGATGATTAGCAATTGCCATTTTAATGGTGAAGCACGTTGTGTGACCTGGTCCTTTTCTTCGTTAAGACAGATTTCTCGTTATCATGACTACTGAAATATCTAACTTGTTCATTTTGCATTATATGATCTTCCCATCTGCTCCTAAGTCAGATCCTGATTTCCTTGAACCAGAGCATTAGGTAAAACATATTTTTCTTTTAGAGAAAAgtattaaaaaaatattttgtagGAAAATGTCAGTTTCTCTGTGTAATCCTGCAAAGTTGGGGACATCTACTCATCCACGTAATTATGTGAAGTCCGAAAATTCCCaaatgttcatttattatcaaagtgtacacaactctgaaattcttcaattctccgggtagccatgaaaccaagaaagaaaagaaagacagcatgatcatcaacccccaaatccctcctccctgcaaAAGAAAGCAACTGACCCCGAAATCCCTCTCCCCGCACAAACAAAAAGAACAAAACGGATCAGGTGCATCAATGCCCCAAAaccctcctcctgcacaaaaaacaagaaaatgaatcaagcCCAtagacccccaaatccctcttcccACATAAATAAAACCAAGAAGATAGGgtgaaaaaaaacagaatataagaAGTATAAGAGTCTATAATCCAAGTCCACATTCTAAAGGCAGAAAGAAACCTGGCAACACTCTCCAGGGCCCTCTCCAGTACAGAGCAACCGATCAAAAGGcaatcagccagtgctcaccCTCTAAACTTGCTttgatgcttcaatctccctTGTCACTTTAATCGGCAAACAATGGAAGCTATAATTGACAAAATGGAGCCAAACATTGGCATGTGCCCTGTGCTGCAGCCTGCCCACTACGAGATTTCCacatgctgcctctgcctcccagaattCTTTTGGAGACTTCTGAGCACTGAAACACACAAACTATCTCCAAACTTACACACTCGCTTTGATGTTTCAATCACCTTTGGGCTTTAAGTGAACAATGGAAACTATAACTGGCAAAATGGGGGTCAAACATTGGTTTGTGCACTATCCTACAGCCTCCTCGCCATGAGGTtgctcatgctgcctctgcctcccggaatcctctcggagactgctGAGCGCTGAAGCACTCAAACGAGCTCCAAACTGCAAAACAcgggctccaacagttccagaatcaacATTCAAGACAGGAAGCAAACataaaagaaatgaaaaagatggtttcatgatctatccagaagatgtcaactAAAGGGCGGTGTacacaggtgccatcttgactggaagatgTTTTTGCAGTGTTTTTCACAACTATGCTCTTTCACTGGACCCTGATGGTGCATACAATTGCAATCATTGTATAGTTTTAATACTGGAAATCCTCTCAAATAACCTATGCCCAGTTGGAACTGATGCAAGGAATTCTCTTCCATTCCAGCTGCAAGGTGCTGAAgctgttattttttttttacattttattcatcacatttgatttttaaaatttaatgctATGAATTTAAAAAACTAATTTTGTAATATTCTTAAAATGTTTCTGAACGTCATAAAGTGAAACAAAGCCCCCACCAATTGAATGTGAATAGAGTAAATGCAAAATCTGTCCAGAGATTGATGGGTACCTGGGTGGACAAAATTTGAGGCATACTGTATTTATGTTAACCACAGCTTAGTAAAGGAAAGGTTTACAGCTCAGTGAGATTTCTAAGGAATTACTTTTTATGTAAAGAATTGGGAAGAGTGGTGGGGGGGAGTAAAGAATAGAAGTTCCAAGATGGTTCAAATAATTCTGAGCCATTATTTGGCAACAAAAGCAAATCCAAAGGCCAAAGCCAAAAGTGGAATAACCTTTAAACAGAAACAATTACAGAACTTAAAACAAAAACTTTGCAATACCTGTGGCACAGAGCACTCCTGATTGAGCTGGACTAAGTTTGTCAGCAGGTCTGGCCAGATCAGCTAATCCTGCAATGACTAAACTCTGGATAGAGagcagaaataaaaacaaatttatttaaggatttttaaagatcaaacagttaAAGATTGCTACTTACTTTTCAACCCATCAATCTGAACAGTCAGTACCTTACAGGAAAGGCACGAGAGTTTAAAAGAGGTAGGTCTCGGGAATTTCTGGTGAGTTTTATGTAACAATTGCAGAAAAGAGGCACACTTGCAAACTTTTATTGGTAATTAATTAGCTAATTAgcttgggcgatcatggtcttttgaACATAATTGTTCTCggcaaattcttctacagaagttttgccattgcctttttctgggcagtgtcttaacaagacagatgacccccaactattatcaatactcttcagaggttgtctgcctggcgccAGTGGGCTCATTGTGAAATGCACCAGCAAcacatatgaccatccaccacatgctcccatggcttcatgtgaccctgatcaggggaccaagcaggtgctacatcttgcccaaaggTGATCAGCAGGCTAGTGAGGGAAGGAACACCTGACTGTCCATGGCTACatgttatatcggagggataggaaggtaggcagagggggtggtgtggctcaactggtaaagaatggcGTCGAATCAGTAGAAacatgtgacataggattggaagatgttgaatccttctgggttgagttaaaaaactgcacgggtaaaaggaccctgatggcagttatatacaggcctcccaacagtggctgggaggtggatcacaggttacaacaggaaatagaaaagacgtgtcaaaagggcaatgttatggtagtcgtgggagattttaacatgcaggtcgattgggaaaatcaggtttgtaatggatctcaaaagagtgagtttgttgaatgcttaaCAGATCgctttttagagtagtttgtTGCTGAGCCTtctaagggatcagctatactggattgggtgttatgtaatgaaccagaggtgattagggagcttaaggtaaaataatccttaagaaccagtgatcacaatatgattgagttcaacttgaaatctgatacgGAGAATGTAAAGTCtgtgtagcagtatttcagtggagtaaaggaaattagagtAGTATGAGagtggagttggccaaagtaaattggaaggagctgctggcaaggatgccagcagagtagcaatggcatgTATTTCtgggagaagtgaggaaggtgcaggagatgtgtattccaaaaatgaagaaatcctcaaaaggcaaaatagtacaatcatggctgacaagggaagtcaaagctattgtaaaaatcAAAACAggtatacaacaaaacaaaaattagtgggaagatagaggtttgtgaagtttttaaaaatgaacagagTAACTacaaaaatcattagaaggaaaaagatgaaatatgaaagcaagctagcaaataatatcaaagcggatagtaaaagttttttcaagtatgttaaaaataaaagagaaatgagagtggatataggaccgctagaaaatgagacaggagaaataataacaggggacaagaagatggctgatgaactaaatgagtattttgcatcactgtggaagacactagcaatatagtatgcctgatgttgtagtgtgtgaaggaagagaagtgtgcagttactattacaaga
The Hemitrygon akajei chromosome 5, sHemAka1.3, whole genome shotgun sequence DNA segment above includes these coding regions:
- the mpc2b gene encoding mitochondrial pyruvate carrier 2b codes for the protein MAVAGLRASYHRVLDKIGLMLPAKMRPFYEHPAGPRTVFFWAPIMKWSLVIAGLADLARPADKLSPAQSGVLCATGLIWSRYSLVIIPKNWSLFAVNFFLGCAGSIQLIRITKYNYDLKHQA